The Methanocella arvoryzae MRE50 DNA window CGTCGCGTTATAGTCCGCCAGAAACTTCAGGGCAAAGTAAGTCAGGATGACGGCGATTGTCATAAATACGATAAAAAGTACCACTGCCAGTAGCAGCACGTATACTGGATCGGACGCCATCGCTGCCTCAAAAAGGGAAAGTGATATAACTATCACTTTCGGTTATGCCGGTTAAAGCGCAGGCCGGTTCCCAGAATTACCACGCCGCCGATGAGGAGTGGCAGAGCCCACGAGCCCATGCAGAACTGGGTCGGTGTACTGGTGCCTGCAGGCTGAGTGGGGGTGGTAGTACCAGTCGGAGCGGCAGTAGGTGCGCTGGTGGCCGTCGCATAAGTCAGATCGTACGGGTACTCGTCAAAGCCCTTGATCACCGTCATACGCACGACTTTCCTGTCTTTGGGAATGCCGACGTTCAGGGTCCGTTCGCCGCTTTTACCGCCCGGGCTGATCTTATCGAAAGTGCCGGCATCAGAGACCTTGTATTCATCTCCCCTGTCATCAGTAAACCTGATAGTTATGCGGCCGGTTTCCGCTTCCGTACCAGTATTTTCATAGTAGTAATACAGTGTTGGCCAGAGATAGTCTCCCGGGTCGCCCTCTACCCAGTATTCATTACTGATCGGAGCGCCTTTCACTACTACCTGAACAAGATGAGCTTTAATGTTATCCGAAATACGCTGATCCTTGTTGATCGGTATGACCGCCTCATCTGCCGCTGCCAGCGGAGCCGAAACGATAATCAGGAGCACTGCCACTACCAGCGCTCTACTTAGAGCCACAGTCAGAGTTCGCATGGTCGATACTTGATACTGCAGATATTTTAGCTTTATCTAATCATCAGTAAAGTAAAATATGTAAAAGAGAGCCGGGTTCTGTGAATTCATAAAAATAAGATGCGGGAGCATGTTGCTCCCAGTTACATATTATGAGGCGCCAGCCTTCGCACTTATTGCCCGATCTCGGTGCGGAGCTTGCCCATTGTGGTAGAGAGCTCTGCGAACGCGTTGTGCTGGTGGATACTTTCCTCGTTGATCTGCTTGATCTTGACCACCGCATCGTCGGGCAGGTCCTTGAACTCGGTGACCACCCGCCGGGCCATGTCCCTCACGCAGTCCTCGACGAACTTAGGGTTCGCGTGGGCGTTGCGGACGACCTCATACTCATCCCCTCTCTTGAGCAACTCGAAGCTCATAGTGCTCATGGACTGTTCGATGATGTTAATCAGGGTGTTCAGAGGCACTTCATACTCACCGGCAGTCTCGATCGAGACAATCCCTCTGCCCCGCTGGTTGTGCGTGGCCATGGGTATCTTATTCAGGAACGCGTCGATCTTCTCCTGCGGGACGCCGAGGTTCTGCAGCTCGTTTTCCGCCGAGACTCTCATGATCTCCTGGGCGCATGGACACGCGGTGATGCCGATCACTTCTGATCCGATGACTCTGCGAACCTTGATGGCCTCCCCCCTCTCTGCGATCGCCTTTGCGAAGACCTTGACCACCTTCTGCGACTGCATTTCGGTCTGAGGAGTCTTCCGCTTGACAATAAGCTCGCTGTCCATGTGGACTTCGGAGCGAGTCGCATACTCGTGGCGGTTCAGCAGCCGCCTGGCCACTTCGCCGCACAGGTCCTCGATCTCGTACACCGGGGACTTCACCATGTCTTCCAGCACTTCGTCGATGACCTCGAAGTTCCTGGAAAGGTTCGCGCCCCGCCTCTCGGACGGGAGATCCACGTACATATTAAAAGTGGAGATGAGAATAATGGGCCTCTTGTCTGGCCGGGCTACCTTCACGAGCTTTTTCACGTTCGTGACGCCCACGCGGGACAGGTTGATCGCCACCTCAGACTTGGTGGCCTGTACATCCGGTAAAATCATGATGATCATCTCTGCATGAAGCTGTAAACATATCCTTTTATCTCATTAATAAGTTTCCGCCTGACATGCAAATGCGACTGTGCACCGATCGGACTGTGTTGCCTGCTCTGCGGAAAAATCTAAGAGCCAGCCCCTGCCCGCCAGATTTTTATATCCGGCACCAATAACGATTAAGTATTATACCATCAACCCTGCAGGGCATGATCTTCAGGTGTGGGGCAAGGGTGGAGGGGTTATGATGAAA harbors:
- the mptA gene encoding GTP cyclohydrolase MptA produces the protein MIIMILPDVQATKSEVAINLSRVGVTNVKKLVKVARPDKRPIILISTFNMYVDLPSERRGANLSRNFEVIDEVLEDMVKSPVYEIEDLCGEVARRLLNRHEYATRSEVHMDSELIVKRKTPQTEMQSQKVVKVFAKAIAERGEAIKVRRVIGSEVIGITACPCAQEIMRVSAENELQNLGVPQEKIDAFLNKIPMATHNQRGRGIVSIETAGEYEVPLNTLINIIEQSMSTMSFELLKRGDEYEVVRNAHANPKFVEDCVRDMARRVVTEFKDLPDDAVVKIKQINEESIHQHNAFAELSTTMGKLRTEIGQ